In Mercenaria mercenaria strain notata chromosome 13, MADL_Memer_1, whole genome shotgun sequence, the DNA window ATGGGGAgacatatgtgttttacaaacagctcttgttaacaaagggaaaatcatttattttcctCCTCATGTGGTTATTGAAGggtgttaaaaataattttaaaagatataattatggCTTACTTCAGCAATAATTTTGATGCTGTGAAAACATAAATgacatgggttttttttttcaacactatATGacgtaaagttttattttcataagtttaagaaaataaacaaataaaacacatttggTTTATTTTCGCACTTATATAAGGTTATTTTTGTCATTAATATCAGTGCTGTTCTAACATAAATGGCATTTTCCCAGTATTACTTACTGGGCAGGGCATTATGATAAAACCTGATTTTTATTGCCACCCTTGTTCTCAGCATTTTATCTTGTCATTACCCTTGCAGGGTTTAAACTTGAGACATGCCGTTTAAATGTATGTCCCATTGAAAAGACTTTATGATAGTTTTGTATTTCTTAATAGGGGAAACATTATATTCACTATTCTTTCTTTCAGTGAACAGACACTGAATCTACTGGACAAAAACGAAGAAACTGCTGGAAAAGATGGTTTTAAGCAACATCTATAGTTGCCATGGTTACATATGTCTTGCCTTCGTATTATCTGTTGGATGTCTGTATACCTCAGCTGCAGATACAGCTGCAGATACAGGACCAAAGGTAGTGCTGCAAGCAAATCGTGAGAATTTGAAAGTGTCCCCGGCCAGTCTTAAACCGCAACAGGTACATATTAGTCTTGGAGACACTGCAACAGACATGACTATAATGTGGGCAACTAGAGTCCATGACATTTCTGTCGTGGAGTATCATACTGGTGATAGGCAGAAAGCCATTAAAGTTGAAGGGGAGACAATAAAACTGGACACTACCAATGAAGATGGAGCAAAATACTTGCATAGAGTTTGTCTGCATGGTCTTCAACCGCAgacaaaatatttctacaatgttcATGGAGAGAGTATGGATACTTTAAGTGATCAATTTAGTTTCACGATGCCACCGGTTCTTGCTGGAAATACACATTCTTTTATGGTGTATGGTGATCTAGGTACTGAAACTCATGATATGCAGTTCCTGTTACAAGAGGctctaaatgaaaaatatgaggcCGTGTTCCATGTGGGGGATATTGCATATGACTTGAATAAAGGACAGGGACAAATTGGTGATAAGTTTTTGCAAAAGATAGAAAAAGTTGCTGCCAGAACGCCATACATGACAGTGCCAGGGGATCACGAGAGAAATGATGAATTCCTGCACTACCGTTACAGATTTTCAATGCCAAATTTGCCTTGGCCAATGCCATCAGACAATTTGTGGTACAGCATTGATATTGGACCTATTCATTTTGTGTTGTATTCAACAGAAGTGTTCTTTTATGATGAAGTTAATATTGAGGAAATGCTTCAGTGGTTAAAAACCGATTTAGATAAGGCAAACACCCAGCGATCAGCAAGACCATGGATAATAGCTATGGGTCACAGACCAATGTATTGCTctattgataaaaatgatgagGATTGTAAACGTGATAACTCATTAGTCAGGACATCGTTAGAAGATTTGTTTTATGCTGAAGGTGTTGATTTGGTCATCTCTGGTCATGAACACTACTATGAACGAACTTGGCCGGTATATAACAAGAGAGCTATACAGTATAATTACAGGGAGCCTGCAGCACCAGTACATATCACCATAGGAACGCTTGGTTCGGTATACGAGTCAGACAAAAGTACAAATGTTGGCGGACAGTGGTCAGCCTTTGTCTTATCAGAAACAGGGAAGGAGTCGTTTGGACGCTTAAAAGTTTTCAATGCAACACATCTTCACTGGGAAGTGCGAGAATGTGCAAATAATAAACTTGTTGATCAAATTTGGATCATCCAGCCTTATCATAGACCTTTCAATCTACCGAGAGTGTTCATTCCAAACCCTCTGGGAGAAATGGGTGACAAGTGGTTGCAGAATGAAAATTCATTCGGACTTGAATCATTCCTTGGATTAAGTGGGTCACACTATGGTGATGACTATCAAACAAAACTCACAGTgcttgtttgtgtgtttgtgattTGTTTGCTTGGTTTAATGCTACGTAAAAAAGTGCTGGGATTTATCCGACTGTGTTGTTTGAAACAAGAACCCTGTAATAAACTAAAGGCCGTAGTGCATAATAACGTAGGAGCTAATGTGTAGAAAAAATATACTGGTAATAAGTGGCTAGCAGCCTGGTTCTTGTTACAGATTATGCAGTGTGGAGCATTATGGGTATGCACTAAGTATTTGTGTTTACAGTTTCCTGTTAATTTATTCAATGTTCTGGATGTAGGggcatattattattttctgtatGATTATTGAAGTATGAACACATAATCATGATACTAGTTATAATATGGTAGTGTAATGTTAGGTGTGATATTAATTACTGTGTAAGTGCATAATTTTGTGATATTGAAATGTTTGCAAATGAGAAATACTTGCTCAGTCAAAGTCATGCAGTGCTGCGATGTAATCTGAGCCTTGACATACTCAATAGTTCACCCAAAGAAATTGTGTTTCTTCTAGTATATAGAAAATATGTAGACATTCTTATTAAGAAATAGTTAATAGACTAAATCAGAActgtgttttaatatatttaaacatggtAAAGTGATAATGCACCTGCGGAAATATTCCGCCAGTGAGTGAATTGTTTTATGTGGTATAAAACTGATTCAGtgtttagatatattaaaacatggttctgctatatatctTAAAGGATTCTTAAATCCCTATTATGTAAAAAAGTGAATGAAAAAAGCAGGCACTATCCCCTGGCACATTTGTATTACACAGAAGGTCAACAGGACTGTAATATTAAAAAACAGTCAAGAGATTACAGGTCTCGCAGAATCACCTAGGAGTATGAATTATTCTGTGTACCTAATAGTAatactatactgaacagcaaaagaaactattcagatgtataactggggtattttttgataaaaaacttaAATCTATAAATTTCACTTGTTCTCTTCATTCCACATTAGTAACTgtcattacacttgaagaacatcacgtgttaaatttaaaaaattaatcaactgtgaagtcagtagtcccacaatagccgttttgctcAAAATTCATGTGCGTGTGTAATTAATgatttctttgtgaaattttattgtcattggaaacacTGATGATTGGCTCActtgaaaaacagcataaagttaaaaaaatattgttggttgcatcGCATgactgaatcaaattcagcgcGAGCGCGCAATTGGGATATTACAATGCAACAGACGTGCAgaagataataaccttttaaatGGCTATTgttggactactgacttcacggttgattgatttttagcttacctgagccagaagcttttgtgaccgctcaatgtccgtcgttagtcgtccgtcgtgcgtccgtcaacaatttgtaaaaaaatcttctttttgaaaaccactgggcagaattacatcaaacttcacaggaataatccttgggtggtcccctttcaaaattgttcaaagaattgaattccatgcagaactctggttgccatgggaaccgaaaggaaaaactttaaaaatcttcttgtccaaaaccacagggcctagggctttggtatctggtgtgtagcatcatctagtggtcctctaccaaaattgttcaaattatccccctagggtcaaatatggccccgccccgggggtcacttggtttatatagacttatatagggaaaactttgaaaatcttcttgcacaaaaccacatggcctagggctttgatatttggtatgtagcatcatctagtggtcctctaccaagattgttcaaattatccccctagggtcaaatatggccctgccccaggggtcacatggtttatatagacttatatagggaaaactttgaaaatcttcttgtacaaaaccacatggcctagggctttgatatttggtatgtagcatcatctagtggtcctttaccaagattgttcaaattatccccctagggtcaaatgtggacccgcccgggggtcccaagtttcacatagacttacataggaaaaaaagttttaaagtcttcttgtctgaaaccacaacacttagacctttgatatttggtttgtagcattgtcttatggtcctcagccaaaattgttcaaattgtacccctgggatgaaaagaggccctgccctgggggtcccaagttttatatagacttatataggaaaaagctttaaaaatcttcttgtctgacctaggcttttgatatttggtatgatgcattgtctagtagtcctctaccaaaattgttcaaattatgcccctggggttaaaagaggctccaccctggggtcacttagttattatgtgagttatataggaaaaatacataaaaaatcattcgatcctatttccaagactgtttaattataattacctgttgaccccaagtaatatgatgtcacttgactgtgaccttgaccaactgacctactttcttgttttttaacatacagccttgaaattttgatgacatacacagtttgcACACAAATCGTGAAACTGAATTTctttgaccatgaatgtgacctactgactttcttaatattttatcatctgtttgacatttgaaacatgtagctcatattactcaagtgagcgatccagggtcatcatgaccctcttgtttaaatttaacaCGTGAATTTCTTCATGTGTAATGCGGTACAAAGGAACAAGTCAAATTTAAagatttaagttttttattaaaagatatCCCACTTAtgcatctggatagtttcttttgttgTTCAGTATAGAATCAGAGCATGTAAAGTAAGTGTAAAACCATTCTGTTGTATCTTTTTGATAAAGAtaaaaaacgtgatttttttcatgggatataTTTGTTCAATTATTCATGACAGCAAACTTATTCATTACATTAAAGTCTCGCAAATATTTTACACATGCAGTTAGtctgttttcaatgtttaggaaTTTCTGATGACACAAGTATGCAGTCATGTATCTTCTCTAACTTGTTCTTTAACTATATCCTTGTACTGGGATACATTGTGTTTGCTATTAAAGATGTAACATTGTTTAGTTGGCAGTTTACATACTTGTCTACACAGGAATGAATGCCTTAGTATATTTTTGTGTTATGACTTCAAATGACATATAACATGATACATTCATctagtaaattatttattttataaaatacgaaaaagtta includes these proteins:
- the LOC123528929 gene encoding acid phosphatase type 7-like; translation: MVLSNIYSCHGYICLAFVLSVGCLYTSAADTAADTGPKVVLQANRENLKVSPASLKPQQVHISLGDTATDMTIMWATRVHDISVVEYHTGDRQKAIKVEGETIKLDTTNEDGAKYLHRVCLHGLQPQTKYFYNVHGESMDTLSDQFSFTMPPVLAGNTHSFMVYGDLGTETHDMQFLLQEALNEKYEAVFHVGDIAYDLNKGQGQIGDKFLQKIEKVAARTPYMTVPGDHERNDEFLHYRYRFSMPNLPWPMPSDNLWYSIDIGPIHFVLYSTEVFFYDEVNIEEMLQWLKTDLDKANTQRSARPWIIAMGHRPMYCSIDKNDEDCKRDNSLVRTSLEDLFYAEGVDLVISGHEHYYERTWPVYNKRAIQYNYREPAAPVHITIGTLGSVYESDKSTNVGGQWSAFVLSETGKESFGRLKVFNATHLHWEVRECANNKLVDQIWIIQPYHRPFNLPRVFIPNPLGEMGDKWLQNENSFGLESFLGLSGSHYGDDYQTKLTVLVCVFVICLLGLMLRKKVLGFIRLCCLKQEPCNKLKAVVHNNVGANV